The following are encoded in a window of Halorarum salinum genomic DNA:
- a CDS encoding enoyl-CoA hydratase/isomerase family protein, with translation MLSYDVADEAAWITLDRPEKRNALTVPDWRELVEQLERAEAEARVAVLTGTGEAFCAGDDVAALDAVETEADVGKLAACLSDAFFGIETLDVPVVAAVNGHAYGGGCELVAAADLAVTVEGARFALPETSIGAYPPYAMERAAETVGRKRLMELALTGEPIDADRAREWGLVNRVVSDGELKSAVEGLVASIAESPPTATRTAKRAAAAGLASAEERERIHDSFGTVLDDDECRAATRAFLED, from the coding sequence ATGCTCTCGTACGACGTGGCGGACGAGGCGGCGTGGATCACCCTCGACAGGCCCGAAAAGCGGAACGCGCTCACCGTCCCCGACTGGCGCGAACTCGTCGAGCAGCTCGAACGGGCCGAGGCCGAGGCGCGAGTCGCGGTGCTCACGGGTACGGGGGAGGCGTTCTGCGCCGGCGACGACGTCGCGGCGCTCGACGCGGTCGAGACCGAAGCGGACGTCGGGAAACTGGCGGCCTGTCTCTCGGACGCCTTCTTCGGCATCGAGACGCTGGACGTGCCCGTCGTCGCCGCCGTGAACGGCCACGCGTACGGCGGGGGCTGTGAACTCGTCGCCGCGGCCGATCTCGCCGTCACTGTCGAGGGCGCCCGGTTCGCGCTCCCGGAGACGAGCATCGGCGCGTACCCGCCGTACGCGATGGAGCGCGCCGCGGAAACCGTCGGTCGGAAGCGGCTCATGGAACTGGCGCTGACCGGGGAGCCCATCGACGCGGACCGCGCCCGCGAGTGGGGACTGGTCAACCGGGTCGTGTCGGACGGGGAACTCAAATCGGCCGTGGAAGGGCTGGTCGCGTCGATCGCCGAGTCGCCGCCGACGGCGACGAGGACGGCGAAGCGGGCGGCGGCCGCGGGGCTGGCGTCGGCGGAGGAACGGGAGCGCATCCACGACTCGTTCGGGACGGTGCTCGACGACGACGAGTGCCGCGCCGCCACGCGGGCGTTCCTTGAGGACTGA
- a CDS encoding M24 family metallopeptidase, with translation MATKLPESEFDGRLTHVRGRLADTDADAATWFGATGIEYLTGFHHVQTERPVVLAVTDERVEITVPRLEVERVASNPRIDDAHHYFDYPGGAPVEVAAGMLEGMGVESVVSDADGAPGVMGYEGPALSEFVEVDSQSWTTRMRWEKTEAEVDLVRESAKWANLGHRYLAEYTEVGAHPATVSQRASTEASRAMLDALGDRYSVRVRGSGPVHAGYISGEETALPHGHTPNETLSEGDVLITGASANVDGYRSELERTMFVGDYTDEQEHYFELMLEAQTIAIDALGPGVPISDVDRAVWDYFEEQGVTDLARHHVGHNIGLDGHEPPYIDRGWGEYDHVDEGDALMAPGQIYTIEPGLYTDEAGYRHSDTIAVTETGTEWLTYFPRDVDSNVI, from the coding sequence ATGGCGACGAAACTCCCCGAATCCGAGTTCGACGGTCGGCTCACGCACGTGCGCGGCCGCCTCGCGGACACGGACGCCGACGCGGCGACGTGGTTCGGCGCGACCGGCATCGAGTACCTCACGGGCTTTCACCACGTCCAGACCGAGCGCCCCGTCGTCCTCGCGGTCACCGACGAGCGGGTCGAGATCACCGTCCCGCGACTCGAAGTCGAGCGCGTGGCGTCGAACCCCCGCATCGACGACGCCCACCACTACTTCGACTACCCCGGCGGCGCGCCCGTCGAGGTCGCCGCGGGGATGCTCGAGGGGATGGGCGTCGAGTCGGTCGTCTCCGACGCCGACGGCGCCCCCGGGGTGATGGGGTACGAGGGCCCCGCCCTCTCGGAGTTCGTCGAGGTCGACTCCCAGTCGTGGACGACCCGGATGCGCTGGGAGAAGACCGAGGCGGAGGTCGACCTGGTCCGCGAGTCCGCGAAGTGGGCGAACCTCGGCCACCGGTACCTCGCGGAGTACACAGAGGTCGGCGCCCACCCCGCGACGGTGAGCCAGCGCGCCTCGACGGAGGCGTCCCGCGCGATGCTGGACGCGCTCGGCGACCGGTACTCGGTGCGGGTCCGGGGGAGCGGTCCGGTCCACGCGGGCTACATCTCCGGCGAGGAGACCGCGCTCCCGCACGGGCACACGCCGAACGAGACGCTCTCGGAGGGGGACGTGCTCATCACCGGCGCGTCGGCGAACGTCGACGGCTACCGCTCCGAACTCGAGCGGACGATGTTCGTCGGCGACTACACCGACGAGCAGGAGCACTACTTCGAACTCATGCTGGAGGCCCAGACCATCGCCATCGACGCGCTCGGCCCCGGCGTCCCGATCAGCGACGTGGATCGGGCCGTGTGGGACTACTTCGAGGAGCAGGGCGTGACCGACCTCGCGCGCCACCACGTCGGGCACAACATCGGGCTCGACGGGCACGAACCGCCGTACATCGACCGTGGCTGGGGCGAGTACGACCACGTCGACGAGGGCGACGCGCTGATGGCGCCGGGACAGATTTACACCATCGAACCGGGCCTGTACACCGACGAGGCGGGCTACCGCCACTCGGACACGATCGCCGTCACCGAGACCGGGACCGAGTGGCTCACCTACTTCCCGCGTGACGTCGACTCGAACGTGATCTGA
- the ftsZ gene encoding cell division protein FtsZ, which produces MQDIVQDALENAEAEKRQMSETGDDDDEFGEPRIVIVGAGGAGNNTINRLYNIGVEGAETVAINTDKQHLKMIEADTKILVGKSLTQGLGAGGDPSMGSRATEMAQGTIKEVLGDADLVFVTAGMGGGTGTGAAPVVSKIAKEQGAIVVGMVSTPFNVERARTVKAEEGLENLRNEADSIIVLDNNRLLDYVPNLPIGKAFSVMDQIIAETVKGISETITQPSLINLDYADMSTIMNQGGVAVMLVGETQDKNKTQEVVNDAMNHPLLDVDYRGASGGLVHITGGPDLTLKEAEGIADNITERLEASANVIWGARIQDEYKGKVRVMAIMTGVQSAQVLGPSTQKQADKSRASIEDPGSGDLDVGTNAASNGSSQAAWQSDGGREEREQHNGLDVIR; this is translated from the coding sequence ATGCAGGACATCGTCCAGGACGCCCTCGAGAACGCGGAGGCCGAAAAGCGTCAGATGTCCGAGACCGGCGACGACGACGACGAGTTCGGGGAGCCCCGGATCGTCATCGTCGGCGCGGGCGGGGCCGGCAACAACACCATCAACCGGCTGTACAACATCGGCGTCGAGGGCGCGGAGACCGTCGCCATCAACACCGACAAGCAGCACCTAAAGATGATCGAGGCCGACACGAAGATCCTCGTCGGCAAGTCGCTCACCCAGGGGCTCGGCGCCGGCGGCGACCCCAGCATGGGTTCGCGCGCCACCGAGATGGCCCAGGGGACCATCAAGGAGGTGCTCGGCGACGCGGACCTCGTGTTCGTCACCGCCGGGATGGGCGGCGGGACGGGCACCGGCGCGGCGCCGGTCGTCTCGAAGATCGCCAAGGAGCAGGGTGCGATCGTCGTCGGCATGGTGTCGACGCCGTTCAACGTCGAACGCGCCCGCACCGTGAAGGCCGAGGAGGGCCTCGAGAACCTCCGCAACGAGGCCGACTCGATCATCGTCCTCGACAACAACCGGCTGCTGGACTACGTTCCGAACCTCCCGATCGGCAAGGCGTTCTCGGTGATGGACCAGATCATCGCCGAGACCGTGAAGGGTATCTCGGAGACGATCACCCAGCCCTCGCTCATCAACCTGGACTACGCAGACATGTCCACCATCATGAACCAGGGCGGCGTCGCCGTGATGCTCGTCGGCGAGACCCAGGACAAGAACAAGACCCAGGAGGTCGTCAACGACGCGATGAACCACCCGCTGCTCGACGTGGACTACCGCGGCGCCAGCGGCGGTCTGGTCCACATCACGGGCGGCCCGGACCTCACCCTGAAGGAGGCCGAGGGCATCGCCGACAACATCACCGAACGCCTGGAGGCGAGCGCCAACGTCATCTGGGGCGCGCGAATCCAGGACGAGTACAAGGGCAAGGTTCGAGTGATGGCCATCATGACGGGCGTCCAGAGCGCCCAGGTGCTCGGCCCGAGCACGCAGAAGCAGGCGGACAAGTCACGCGCCAGCATCGAGGACCCCGGGAGCGGCGACCTCGACGTCGGGACGAACGCCGCGTCGAACGGCAGTTCCCAGGCCGCCTGGCAGTCCGACGGCGGCCGCGAGGAGCGCGAGCAGCACAACGGCCTCGACGTCATCCGCTGA
- a CDS encoding dipeptidase translates to MTGTPILDGHTDVLLDVHGSRSGDRSFSERSAEGHVDLARLREGNVAAAFFASFVPTPDGGAGGGSGDTGNGDVSEGGAVGRADETDDREPTKLPKRVDHDVARRETGRMLDLLDRWADGIDGFRLVGDAADLDACLAGDVVGAVPHLEGAEAIAPDLSNLDALYERGVRSVGLCWSRPNAFGHGVPLVHDASPDMGPGLTDAGERLVRACGERGVVVDCAHLNAAGFGDVARVSDAPLVVSHGAAHAVSPAARNLTDDQLRAVADSGGVVGLTFAVSQLRPDGENDPGTPLSVLVDHLDHVVDVMGPEHVALGSDLDGTTVPDTVGDASGLPRVLDALRDRGWSERTVERVAHGNWARILRETL, encoded by the coding sequence ATGACCGGGACACCCATCCTCGACGGCCACACGGACGTTCTCCTCGACGTCCACGGGTCCCGCTCGGGCGACCGATCGTTCTCGGAGCGGTCCGCCGAGGGGCACGTCGACCTCGCCCGACTCCGGGAGGGGAACGTCGCCGCCGCCTTCTTCGCCTCGTTCGTCCCGACCCCGGACGGCGGTGCCGGAGGGGGCAGCGGCGACACGGGGAACGGAGACGTCAGCGAGGGTGGAGCGGTCGGACGCGCCGACGAAACCGACGACCGCGAGCCAACCAAACTCCCGAAGCGGGTCGACCACGACGTCGCCCGCCGGGAGACCGGACGGATGCTCGACCTCCTCGATCGATGGGCCGACGGGATCGACGGGTTCCGCCTCGTGGGCGACGCGGCCGACCTGGACGCCTGTCTCGCCGGCGACGTCGTCGGGGCCGTGCCACACCTCGAGGGGGCCGAGGCGATCGCCCCGGACCTGTCGAACCTCGACGCGCTGTACGAGCGTGGCGTCCGCTCGGTGGGGCTCTGCTGGTCCAGGCCGAACGCGTTCGGGCACGGCGTCCCGCTCGTCCACGACGCCTCGCCGGACATGGGACCGGGGCTGACCGACGCCGGCGAGCGACTCGTGCGGGCCTGCGGGGAGCGCGGCGTCGTCGTCGACTGTGCGCACCTGAACGCCGCCGGGTTCGGCGACGTCGCCCGCGTCTCGGACGCGCCGCTGGTGGTGAGCCACGGCGCGGCCCACGCCGTCTCGCCGGCCGCGCGGAACCTCACCGACGACCAGCTCCGCGCGGTCGCCGACTCCGGCGGCGTCGTGGGGCTGACGTTCGCCGTCTCACAGCTCCGCCCGGACGGCGAGAACGACCCCGGGACGCCCCTCTCGGTGCTGGTCGACCACCTCGACCACGTCGTCGACGTGATGGGGCCGGAACACGTCGCGCTCGGCTCGGACCTGGACGGAACGACGGTTCCCGACACCGTCGGCGACGCGTCGGGTCTCCCGCGCGTCCTCGACGCCCTGCGCGACCGGGGGTGGTCCGAGCGAACCGTCGAGCGGGTGGCACACGGGAACTGGGCTCGCATCCTGCGCGAGACGCTGTAA
- a CDS encoding ribbon-helix-helix domain-containing protein has protein sequence MERVTLRIPKQQIEEVEQMVETGEFPNRSEAIRSAVRDMLNEQTDGSGERTRRERSKRSWAKV, from the coding sequence ATGGAGCGTGTGACACTACGGATACCCAAACAGCAGATCGAGGAGGTCGAACAGATGGTCGAGACGGGCGAGTTCCCGAACCGGAGCGAGGCGATCCGCTCGGCGGTTCGCGACATGCTCAACGAGCAGACCGACGGCTCGGGCGAGCGCACCCGCCGCGAACGCAGCAAGCGCAGCTGGGCGAAGGTGTAA
- a CDS encoding HAD family hydrolase — translation MATSFDMFGTLVSVERPADPAAAVARELRERDVAVPDDWEAAYREVHVDAPDGAEIPLPAHVSAALASRGADAPANAARRAVVAAFDPEVATLEGAVAAVRAAGERGPVGLLSNCSVPELVGRTLVRSGLSRDDFDAIVSSVACGWRKPDARAFETVADRLGEPVDSLVHVGDDPATDGGVRAAGGAFLDASERPLPELATAWRAGAEVDGC, via the coding sequence GTGGCGACCTCCTTCGACATGTTCGGGACGCTCGTCTCGGTCGAGCGCCCCGCCGACCCGGCCGCCGCCGTCGCCCGCGAGTTACGGGAGCGCGACGTGGCGGTGCCGGACGACTGGGAGGCCGCCTACCGCGAAGTCCACGTCGACGCCCCCGACGGGGCCGAGATCCCGCTCCCCGCCCACGTGAGCGCCGCGCTCGCCTCCCGCGGCGCGGACGCGCCGGCCAACGCCGCGCGCCGGGCCGTCGTCGCCGCCTTCGACCCGGAGGTCGCGACGCTGGAGGGCGCCGTCGCGGCCGTCCGGGCGGCCGGCGAGCGCGGCCCGGTCGGACTGCTGTCGAACTGCTCGGTCCCCGAACTCGTCGGCCGGACGCTGGTCCGCTCGGGGCTCTCGCGGGACGACTTCGACGCGATCGTCTCCAGCGTCGCCTGCGGGTGGCGCAAACCGGACGCGCGGGCGTTCGAGACGGTCGCGGACCGACTCGGCGAGCCCGTGGACTCGCTGGTCCACGTCGGCGACGACCCGGCCACGGACGGCGGCGTCCGCGCGGCCGGGGGGGCGTTCCTCGACGCGTCCGAGCGGCCGCTCCCCGAACTCGCGACCGCGTGGCGGGCGGGCGCGGAGGTGGACGGGTGCTGA